From the genome of Winogradskyella forsetii, one region includes:
- a CDS encoding PspC domain-containing protein translates to MNWFYRLLLYFQKRGYYVCQRIADRLGIRAKIVRTSFMYLTFVTVGFGFALYLFLAFWMRIKDIIYTKRSSVFDL, encoded by the coding sequence ATGAACTGGTTCTATAGGCTATTATTGTATTTTCAAAAACGAGGCTATTACGTTTGTCAGCGTATTGCGGACCGTTTAGGTATAAGGGCAAAAATTGTAAGAACTTCTTTTATGTACCTGACTTTCGTAACTGTTGGCTTTGGGTTTGCTTTATATTTATTCTTGGCGTTTTGGATGCGAATTAAAGATATTATTTACACTAAACGCTCTTCGGTTTTCGACTTATAA
- a CDS encoding YciE/YciF ferroxidase family protein: MKDLKGLFEHQLKDLHSAESQLVNALPKMAQKASNSKLKDAFEDHLKETKDHKQRLEDICNELNVKPTGEKCKAMEGLIKEAEGFMDEADNDDVMDAGLIAEAQRVEHYEISGYGTAVRYAKELGHSDIASKLQKTLDEEYNADNKLDKLAEHRLNEKAK; encoded by the coding sequence ATGAAAGATTTAAAAGGATTATTTGAGCATCAACTAAAGGATTTGCACAGTGCGGAATCTCAATTGGTGAATGCCTTACCAAAAATGGCACAGAAAGCTTCTAATTCTAAATTGAAAGATGCGTTTGAGGATCATTTAAAAGAAACAAAGGATCACAAACAGCGCCTAGAGGATATTTGTAATGAATTGAATGTTAAACCAACAGGTGAAAAGTGCAAAGCTATGGAAGGCCTAATCAAGGAAGCTGAAGGTTTTATGGACGAAGCAGATAACGATGATGTTATGGATGCAGGTCTTATTGCCGAAGCACAGCGTGTAGAACATTATGAAATTTCTGGTTATGGAACGGCAGTAAGATACGCCAAGGAATTAGGGCACAGTGATATTGCGTCTAAATTACAGAAAACATTGGATGAGGAATACAATGCTGATAATAAATTAGATAAATTGGCAGAACACAGATTAAATGAAAAAGCGAAGTAG
- a CDS encoding DUF2851 family protein — protein sequence MQEDFLHYIWKHKAFDSSHLKTTKGDLIRISNLGQHNHNAGPDFFNAQLSIAEQFWAGNVEIHIKSSDWYVHHHETDKAYDNVILHVVWEHDTEIFRQDNSEIPTLELKHYVDKNLIHNYQKLIRSKTWINCETSFSEVDDFLLNNWLERLYIERLERKSETIQQLLKASNNDWEAVLFQMLLKNFGLKVNGEPFLSLANSIEFSVVRKLQNDVLDLEALLFGQSGLLSEEQIEEAYYTNLKHRYGFLKQKFNLDSHGVLPLQFFRLRPPNFPTIRLSQFANLYSLEQNLFSKIIQFNTRDEFYDFFNLGVTGFWRSHYTFGKSSKVSKKTLTKSFIDLLIINTLIPLKFSYAKAQGKTVEDEVFQLIKELKIENNSIVSKFLDLKLIEKNALNSQALLELKQNYCDKNKCLQCAIGNSLIVKNN from the coding sequence ATGCAAGAAGATTTCCTTCACTATATCTGGAAACATAAAGCCTTTGATTCGTCTCACTTAAAAACGACGAAGGGAGACCTTATTAGAATATCGAATTTAGGGCAGCATAACCATAATGCTGGTCCGGATTTCTTTAATGCACAACTCAGTATTGCTGAACAGTTTTGGGCAGGGAATGTTGAGATTCATATAAAATCTTCAGATTGGTATGTGCATCATCACGAAACCGATAAAGCGTATGATAATGTGATTCTTCACGTGGTTTGGGAACACGATACCGAAATTTTTAGACAAGATAATTCTGAAATTCCAACCTTGGAATTGAAACACTATGTCGATAAGAACTTAATCCATAACTATCAAAAACTTATACGATCCAAAACTTGGATCAACTGCGAAACGAGTTTTTCTGAAGTTGATGATTTTCTACTCAATAATTGGTTAGAACGCTTATATATAGAACGCTTAGAGCGAAAATCTGAAACCATTCAACAATTGCTTAAAGCATCCAATAACGATTGGGAGGCGGTCTTGTTTCAAATGTTACTAAAGAACTTCGGACTAAAAGTGAATGGGGAACCGTTTCTCAGTTTAGCGAATTCCATAGAATTTTCTGTCGTGCGGAAACTTCAAAATGATGTTTTGGATTTGGAAGCGCTGCTTTTTGGGCAATCAGGCTTGCTTTCAGAGGAGCAAATTGAAGAGGCGTATTATACCAATTTGAAGCATCGCTATGGATTTTTAAAACAGAAATTCAATCTGGATAGTCATGGTGTCTTGCCTTTACAATTTTTTAGGTTAAGACCACCAAATTTCCCGACCATTCGACTGTCGCAATTTGCAAATTTATACAGTTTGGAGCAGAACTTGTTTTCAAAAATAATACAATTCAACACGCGAGATGAGTTTTATGATTTTTTCAATTTGGGCGTTACTGGTTTTTGGAGATCGCATTATACGTTTGGTAAATCCTCGAAAGTATCTAAAAAAACCTTGACTAAATCATTCATCGATTTACTCATCATCAATACGTTAATTCCACTTAAATTCAGTTATGCAAAGGCGCAAGGGAAAACGGTGGAAGATGAGGTGTTTCAACTCATAAAAGAACTTAAAATTGAGAATAATAGTATTGTCTCTAAATTTTTGGATTTAAAACTTATTGAAAAAAACGCTTTAAATTCTCAGGCCTTGCTGGAGTTAAAGCAAAACTATTGTGATAAAAATAAATGCTTGCAATGTGCCATTGGAAATAGTTTAATTGTGAAAAATAACTAA